CCTCTTCTCCGGTGAAGTATCAGGAGAGACGTTCGGCGCTAGCGGATTTCCGGCGGGCAAGAGCAGCGGAACCGTGTGCACCTTCGCAGGAGCAGCAACGAAACATGGCTTCCAGCGCGGGTTTCCGGGGAGTTCTTAACGAAGTCTTAATCGGATTCCGATTTAATGGAAGATAGAGCCCTTCCTTAGCCATGGAACGGCGATTGCTCCCAGAGGGCTCACACGGGGAAGGCCGTTCCACAAGAAGAACGGTGGGCGAAAGCCATGACAGACTTCACCATGAGCATCAAGCCGGAGTTCGACGCGCAGGTCACAGCCGCATTGATGATCCAGAGCAACGCGCTGATCCCGATCAAACTCGCCGCACGTCTGTGCGGCATCTCGCGCCAGGAGATTGACCGCCGTGTGCATAACGGAACCTTCCCCAAGCCGCACAAGCTTTCGGGCAAGAGGAGTTCGATGCGCAAGGCGTTCTACCTGCGCGACATCCATGACTGGATTCGCGACCCGAAGGGATACCGCCGCGTCGAGGACGAACAATCCACAGGAAATTTTGGCGACGAGGACGGCTATCAACACCTCGAATAGGTTTGAGTAGCCCAGTGAGTAGCCCGGAGGTTTCCGGTAATCGTCTCCGTTTTCGCGCAGCTATCTAACGCACTGAGATGATTTGCTAAAACTGGCGATCCCGGCAGGACTTGAACCTGCAACCTACTGCTTAGAAGGCAGTTGCTCTATCCGTTGAGCTACGGGATCGTGCGCGGAAACGGACACTACCACCCTACCACAAAAATGCAAGGTTTTCCGCCCCGAAAAATCAAGCCTTCTCGGTCTTTTCCGGCGGCTCGTACTTGAAATTATCCCCGTAATTGCGCGGCACGATGCGCCGCTCCTGCGGCTTCTGAAGCGTGTAATCCCACCCTTTGTCCTCCGCGAAGCTGATCGCCGCCTCCATGGTGGTAAACTTAAGCCGCACCTGATTGAGCGTATCGCCCGAAGCCGTCCAGCCCATCAGCGCCTCAGGCCGCCGCACGCTCGACGTTTCGTATTCGATCACCCACTCATCTGTATTGCCGCGGCCGGACTGCATGGTGTTTTTCGCGGGCTTGAAGATTTTGACGTGCATGAAAAAGTTCTCCTGAAAAGAAAATAAAGCAGCGCCGCAAACCTTACCAGCGGTAAATGCGCCGCCCGATCAGCGCCGCCAGCAACCCGAAAAGGAAATACGGCAGCGTATGAATAATAAGAATATGCCCGATATCCTCGGAGACGCAGACGAGCCGCAGGCCGAGATACCCCAGCCCCCCAACGGCCAGCGACACCATGAAGGCCAGAAGGTCCGGGTGCGTGGTCTTCCCCTTCATGGAGATCAGAAAAATCGTAAAGGCCGGGATCAGGCCGTACAGCAGCGAACTTTTATAACAAAAACACCACTGAATCTCCGGCATGACAAAACCGTTCAGCCCGACCCGAAGTCCCAAAAGCAAGACCAGCGCCGCAAACAGCGTAAACGGCACAGAGACCATCCATGTCTGCCCGCGCATATCCGGCACACACAGCCACATGGCGCAGAACGCTGCTGAAACCGACATCGCCGCCACAAGCGACAACTCAAACACAAAATCAACAGACTTCATCTGCGTGGCGATATCGAACCTGAATCCTTGCATATAGACCGCGCCGATCACATACAGGAACGCGAACAGCACCCACGGCCCCACACGCCAAAAGGGATGCCGCATTTTGCAGCAGGGCTTCAACTCGGCGCACAGCGAGTCGATCAGCGCATCGGTGTTCTGTTCAGGCTTTCCCTCGCTCATCCCGTTCGTC
The sequence above is drawn from the Alphaproteobacteria bacterium genome and encodes:
- a CDS encoding AlpA family phage regulatory protein translates to MTDFTMSIKPEFDAQVTAALMIQSNALIPIKLAARLCGISRQEIDRRVHNGTFPKPHKLSGKRSSMRKAFYLRDIHDWIRDPKGYRRVEDEQSTGNFGDEDGYQHLE
- a CDS encoding ETC complex I subunit — translated: MHVKIFKPAKNTMQSGRGNTDEWVIEYETSSVRRPEALMGWTASGDTLNQVRLKFTTMEAAISFAEDKGWDYTLQKPQERRIVPRNYGDNFKYEPPEKTEKA
- a CDS encoding DUF1109 family protein — protein: MTNGMSEGKPEQNTDALIDSLCAELKPCCKMRHPFWRVGPWVLFAFLYVIGAVYMQGFRFDIATQMKSVDFVFELSLVAAMSVSAAFCAMWLCVPDMRGQTWMVSVPFTLFAALVLLLGLRVGLNGFVMPEIQWCFCYKSSLLYGLIPAFTIFLISMKGKTTHPDLLAFMVSLAVGGLGYLGLRLVCVSEDIGHILIIHTLPYFLFGLLAALIGRRIYRW